A region from the Tahibacter amnicola genome encodes:
- a CDS encoding COX15/CtaA family protein has translation MSASSVLVRRLSWFAVAFALLVIVFGAFVRLSNAGLSCPDWPTCYGKITWPKHEAEISTANEAFPERPVESHKAWREQVHRFLAGFLVLLTFTLAALSFRRRTQLGTESRVLLVTAAVIVFQALLGMWTVTWKLKPIVVMAHLVGGMLTFSLLAFVALRLTLGASGTDETAKLRRMVIVGIALVAIQIALGGWTSANYSALACGMDFPTCAGKWWPATDFREAFVLWRGIGVNYEGGVLDADARTAIQLVHRIGAVVVTGHLIGVIMVAFRRRLGAWGLALLAALAVQIVLGISNVKLGLPLPVATAHNGVAAVLLFVLLGMMVRLRRSA, from the coding sequence CGTCTGTCGTGGTTCGCCGTTGCGTTCGCGCTGCTGGTGATCGTGTTCGGCGCCTTCGTGCGTCTTTCCAATGCGGGTCTGTCGTGCCCGGACTGGCCGACCTGCTACGGCAAGATCACCTGGCCCAAGCACGAGGCCGAGATCAGCACGGCGAATGAGGCCTTTCCGGAACGGCCAGTGGAATCGCACAAAGCCTGGCGCGAGCAGGTGCACCGCTTCCTCGCCGGCTTCCTGGTGCTGCTTACCTTTACCCTGGCCGCGCTGTCGTTCCGCCGACGGACGCAGCTGGGGACCGAATCGCGTGTGCTGCTGGTTACCGCCGCGGTCATCGTGTTCCAGGCACTGCTGGGCATGTGGACGGTGACCTGGAAGCTCAAGCCAATCGTGGTGATGGCGCACCTCGTCGGTGGCATGCTGACATTTTCCCTTCTCGCTTTTGTCGCGTTGCGACTGACCCTGGGCGCGAGCGGAACCGACGAAACCGCCAAACTGCGACGAATGGTGATCGTCGGCATCGCGCTGGTCGCCATCCAGATCGCGCTGGGTGGCTGGACCAGCGCCAACTACTCGGCCCTGGCCTGCGGCATGGATTTCCCGACCTGCGCCGGAAAGTGGTGGCCTGCGACCGACTTCCGCGAGGCCTTCGTGCTGTGGCGTGGAATTGGCGTGAACTACGAAGGCGGTGTGCTTGACGCGGATGCGCGCACGGCGATCCAGCTCGTCCACCGCATCGGTGCCGTAGTCGTCACGGGCCACCTCATCGGCGTGATCATGGTTGCGTTCCGCCGCCGACTTGGCGCGTGGGGGCTCGCGCTGCTCGCCGCGCTCGCGGTGCAGATTGTCCTGGGTATCAGCAACGTCAAGCTGGGTCTGCCGCTACCGGTGGCCACCGCGCACAACGGCGTGGCGGCGGTACTGCTGTTCGTGTTGCTCGGGATGAT